ACGAAGGGAGATTCAGCTCAAACCGTACCGTGGCTTGACTTTTCGTCCGTGAGAGGCACACACTTCGGCCTGATGAACTGGGTTATGGAGGCTAGGGCATACCGTGCATGAATTTCGTGGAAATGGCTGAGTGGGTGAGGGAAAGAAGGTGCTTGGGGGTTCCGGGGATGATATAACCGGCGAAGAGGGTGAGCTATGGCTTTAGTACAAAAGGAGGAACCATCAATGAAATTTGCTCCTTGCGAGTTTGGGGGACGGAGGTGGGAAAGGGGGTAAACGGCTGGgtatagaaaaggaaaaacccTGGTCTTAAAACAGAGACAATCAGAATCGCGCGTAATTAAGAATCGGGCGGTTTCATTAATTACTATATTGCGGCGACACGATATCGTGGGAAATGCCTAGCTCAACTCGTGGGAAATAATTCTGTACTCACGGATCACGTATGCTCTTCATCACGTGCAAAATAGCGATGCTTTAATATGGtcggaaaaaattaaattcggACGTTAAAAATTTTATGCCACGAAGAATATACATTAATGGATTCTTTTTCCCGTTAGAAGAAAAGGGTGGCATTAAAAGATGAAATTGGtgggaaaaaatatatttgccaGTAAAGTATTTGTCACCACTGTGATCTCATGGTAAATGAGATGTTTCGCTCCCACAGATGACTCTGGTCACAAAATCACCACTTATTGCCACGATATTGTGTCGTGGAACAAGAACTCGTGGCAATAAGCtgcttttcttgtagtgaaactttaaaatatcaaacttgctttaaaatttgtttggtatcttttaaaacaaGCCATCGAAACTCAACACGTAAAACGATActcataattataaaagaaagaatgaacagGTATAGTTTGATAAAGGACCTTTGGGAGATCTTGAAGGATGAATATGGATCATGTTTTTAACTAAGCACTACAAAAAAAGTGCCATATGTCGGCATTTATATTATCGGCATTTATATAAATGCTGGTAAAAATAGTGATTTACCGACATATAGTTTTTACGCCAATAATTATTGGCACATACGCCTATACGTCGGTAATTAAATATACATTTGTCGGCCTTTGCATAAACATCAAGAAATTAGAGATGATTTAGCGGCGTTTATATTACTGACGGTTATAGATATGCCAAAACAATAGGCTTTTATGGACGTTTCGTTTTAAtgccaataataaaatatacatttaCTGGCGTTTGCATAAACATCTATAAAGTATTTAGCAACATTTATATTAGCGGTGCTTATAGatatgtcaaaaaaataaaaatttatcgacattttatttttttatcgacGTTTTATTTTTTCGCCggtaattaaatataaatttgtgtATGTAAAGTGGAGAGGATTTAGAGACGTTTATACTAGAGACGCTTATAGATATGccaaaaaatagtaatttatcGACGTTTCGTTTTCAAACCGGTAAATAAATATTCCTTTATCGGTGTTTACGTACATGTCTTTAAAGTAGAGAGGATTTTGTGACGTTTGTATTTCTGGCATTTATACAAATGCTGGAAAATAGTCATTTATTGAtgtttgttttttgaaaatgttattaAATATACATTTGTCggcataaaaaaaatcttatttttcccatgtttttctcaaatttaaaaactatagcCTATTCCCACTTAAttcctttttattaaaataaaacattctaataatattatagcTTTTTTACGTTTCACAAATAGAACAATAAATgtgtgaaatatatatttaaaaaagtgtaaatgccgcatattttagttttaaagtTGGCGGCAACCACACATGCTAATTTTCATTAGCTATTTTCATGTTGGTGCCCAATTCTAGGCTCTAGCGCCAACCAAatctaaatttgatttttatatgATTACCCTCTAGCACTTCAAATATTCATTTACCATGTAAATATTGAAGGAATCACGATtatttcttcctcctcttcttggTTTTACTCCTTCCTCTTAGCTTTTGATATAGAGTATATGACATGGCCTTTTATATTCATCATTGTGGGAATGGTTGGGCTTTTGGGAGTGGAAGATGTATGTGGAGAGGTGGTGCGAGGTCGGAGTCTCGGACCCAGAGGCAAGCTCTCCCTTTTCACCGACATCCTTTGTGACCCTGTTTTTCATGTCCGCAATTGATCTCCTGCTTTCCTCATGCTGGTAAATACCATATATGTTGTAGCTTTTCCTTTTTCCGTAAGTCCATCCTCCCTCCTTTTACACCACCCCCAATATCCAAACTTTTTCAATAGAAACAAAGGAAATTTTAGATAAACATCTAATATCCGGTTTCAGCTGGTTGCTTTGTCAAACGAAAAACTCAGTAATACTGatatcctctctctccctctctctctctctccctctctctctctgtgtttgtGTCTGAACCAGGTGGTTGAGATGAACGAACAGAAAGAGATAGGTGGCATGATTAGAGATAGCATCAAGATTGCTACTTGcagcaaaaataagaaaaaataaaaaataaaaaataaaaaacctctCCAGGAATGCCAAAACCATGCAGCACCAACAACAATGAACTCATCAAACTCGTCGACATATATTGttgtagattttttattttgaacttTTAACAAATTGGAAtataattatgattgtggtATACTAGCTCCTTTCCAGAAGATAGTTGTCGGtgaaataaaatcatttctgCTCATGGGTGCTATTTTGGTGCAGAAAAAATAGCTACTTGTTacgatttttaaattttatcgatGGCAAGTTGCAAATTTAAACCCCTCAATTACTAGCATATGTAAGCGTCGATAATACATTCTCTAAACGCCAAGACCAAAGAAATTTATTAGCGTATGTAGATGCTAGTAAAATAAAACTACGTCGATAACTAACCAGTTAACTGCTTCATTTCTGACATTTGGAAGTACTgataaaagagttttgttacatacaagtaaaatcgcgtactaatctgaaTATCAATACTGATCTgaatatcaatactgattctttcacacttaaaatttaaattagtactattttcaataaaatctactttttgaccaatcacaataaattagtgTATATATTAGTATACAAATATGCTTGCAACTAAACCTTTTCCTGATAAAATAGTCCAAAATGTTGgtagtaaaaaaatttattggtGCTTGTGGacgttggaaaaaaaaaattagccatcacaattttttaatttcttggcTACTCAATTACCAACATTTacaagtaataataaaataattttcaaaaagcCAGAATTAACAAAATTTATCTACGCTTATAGACGtacgtaaaataaaaaatattactagCATTTGTAAGCATCGATAATacaatctacaaaaaatcagaaCCAACAAAATTTATCGGCACTTTTAGATAtcagtaaaataaaaatcaattgcCGGCATTTTTAAGCACTGGTAATGCATTCATCAAAACGCCAATGGTTAAAAAAATGTTACTGGCGCTTGTAGATGTCGGCAAAAAGAAAAGTCAATTCAACCGATCTGTTACCAGCATTTAATAGCGCCAATAAAATAGTGCGTAAAATGCCGATCACAAAAAATTGGTTTCTGGCACTTACCCAAATGTCGGCAAAGAATATTCCTGACCCTTAATTGTTAGCACTTGGGTTGTGCTGGAAAATAAATACCAGCAAAGTCTTTACCGGCGTTTATAACCAAGTTGCCGGCATTTATGGGACGCCGGCAAAGGGCCCTTTTTTTGTAGTTGCATAAAACAATTTCCTAAGCATTTTGTGGTTTAGGGTCAATGTTTAAGACCTCACTGTTGTATGATTGTTTAAGACTTGATATTTTGAGATTTAGTTTATTCTAGTGCAACTTatgtttgaacaaaaaaaaaaaaatgttacgaTTATTGCATATTGGTAGAAGTGTGCTAGgtgtattaaatattatttatcatgaaCGAAGGTATGTAACCTTATATTCTATGTGTCGACACTTCAATCTCTAACAAATCTTAAGCGAAGGTTGGGGGCATGATCATATTCAGGACGCAGGTGATCCCACCCTCTACCCACACCCGCATTTGATTTCTTATGATAAGCCAGCCTGCCAATCCTCTAGGGCTAACTAGATTGCCAGCCCTCAAAGTCTTAGTGCAACCAGGTTTCGTATATATGTGGGTTCTGGGTCCTGGGTCAGTGTAGGATTTTCTTTTTGGATTTGGAATGGGCTTAACAAATGGGTTGGTCCATTTGATAGGCCCAACTAAATTATTGGACTTCCCTAAATCTTCGTAGACCAAGTAGaataataaattctaagtgGCCGGGTTTGAGTCCAAAGTAAGCGCAACTCGTCTAATAATTACTTTCGGTTTACAAGAAAAACTCTTGAGCCTATGGACCAAATTAAAAGCTCCAAGTCAACCTCGGAAATAATAACTTGTGAACTAATTATTCAATATCGCTCATTTAGACCTAATTTAGGCCTATATATCACTCGTCATATTATTGAATCGAGGTGTTATGCCAGAGCTCTCAACGTGGAATCTACTGACTCAATATAGTCAAACCTAGCTAGATCGATCTCCTTGCTTCACTAGATCACACATCATGTGTGTTGAGCACATTTTCTGAAGATGGCCGTTTGGACTACACATCTTACAAAACTTCGCACCAAGCCATATGTGTAGTGGGGTATGATCCCATGTAGTACACTGGTAGTAGATCGCTCAACGGAAAAATATAGAGCTGGAAATTTTCTGCATTAGGGTTGTAGGGAATCgggatctttttttatttttctaatgcaCTTAGAAATTCAATAGTAGATTTGTACTATATACAAGCAAGTGCCAGTGCATATCAAGCAACACCTCTACATGAGTACATGGCTGTTAAATTACCGGCACACTACTAATATGGATGGTTCAGTTACAAAGACAAGACCACAATaccaaaatacaaaagaaaacaaaccgaAAGATAAATAACGCAATTCGATCTCACAAGAAAAAGATAAGGATGCATGTAGAGAAAATCTTGGATTGATAAGTGAATGAAAAGACactcatttgaaaaaagaaaaaacactctTAAATGCAAAGATACAGGCATTAAAACTCTGAAATTATACcaacctcatgtaaattttggatcAAGCATTTGAGCTATGGGACGAAAAGTCTGTATAAGGTTTCTTAGCCTCGCTTACCAATTTTCATTCGAGAAAAAAGGAGAGTACATGGGATGAGTTGAAGGAGCAGCAGTAAATAATTAAAGGAGGAAACTGTAGGGAAAATGGTATAAGTTGAAGCACAATAGCAGGAAGTGAGGGCCCAAATAGGTACGATGACCAAAATACGAGTAAAACCAACAGGGATCAGGAGGAAGATTATTGTCATGTTGCACATAAAGAAGGTTAGAGTGTTTAAAGTGAAGAATAAACATGATTTGCTTGTGCTCATGATTACCCTCCCCGCATGATGTGAGGGTTGGCTCACTACTGATTCACTTGCACCAGTACCAGTTTCAGCATTGAAGTTATCTTGCCAAACTCCTCCCGGGGGGCTCAGAGCTGCTTGGTACGTAACTGTTACAACCAATGTAACAACCACCAACAGCATAGTGCGCGTATCATTGCCTAGCTCCATAATCTGACGAAACATGAATATGTAATAGTTCTCAAaaattgagaaatgagagattaAGAATGTTCTCAGGTCTGCAACTTCAGAAAGAGGAGGAGACGGGAATATTAGAGTCAATAATTGGAATAATGACTGGAATATCTTGGCACGATGTATCATATTCTTAATGATCTCTCGCTTGCCACCTTCATGCATCTGTTCTAAGATTTCAAGAGCTGTTTGATCTTCCGAGTTCTTTCTGTCCTTATCTACTGATGTACAATTCACAAAGCACCTCACGACCTGAATATATAGtatagaaaaatgttaaattacgGATGTTATCATTGCAAAAAGGTTTGTAACAAGAGAAGTACTAtgattataaagaaatttcatataaattgacataacttaatataatatattaaatttaattaacaataaaaataattttacaatttaacgtatCAAATTAAGTTACGTGAATTtataatgaatttattttttctggaTCTCTTCATTGCTAAACCATTTCTCAAATTGGAAAGCTAGAGGAATCTTTTGTCAACAAACAAAAAGACATTAAAAGCAAATGTGAcacttaaaagaaaagaaaaacagacaATAAATATGGATTCCAAAACTTGAGGTAAATCACCTGGTCATCATTTGTTGAGACAGCAAGGTGCAACGGAGTGTCGCCATTCTCATCTGACCAATTCAgcaatttcttttccatccgGTCTGCATCCATAAACCAGTCCCGACGAAGCCAACCCACCAGCAACTCAAAAGCATCGAATCTGTCGTTTTTAAGGGCGATATGGAGAGCAGTCTCCCTTCGATTTGTCACATCTTCAATAGACTTTGGGCAGGCTTTCAGAAATTCAACCAAAAGATCCAGTTCTCCAATTTCGGTTACATAATGCAAAGGAGACACTCCCCCCCTTCCTCGTACACGGACAAGGTCTTTATCAACATCAAGTAGCCGGCGCACAAGTAggttttttctaaatttcaaagcAAGGTGCATGGGGGTGAAGCCATCTTGATCGAGCTTCCTAGCAAATGATGGCTTCAACATCATTATCTCCATGGCAAACTCTGTCTGTCCTCTTAATGCGGCCGTGTGTAAAGGAGTCTCAATAAATGGAATTTTATCAATGTTGTCCAAAACTTCCGGATCCGTCTTTATTGCCGAGTACAATGCCGGGATGTTTCCATGTTGAGCAGCATCACTCAAATTAATCGTCGGATGACTTGGATCCATTCCAAAAGGAGTGATAGCTAGCTTCGGGAGTGAAAGGAGcccattattaatattaaacttTCAAATGTAGAAACTAATGACAATGGCAGCTACTCTTAGGAAAGTTATTACGCAAATGAAAGTattcgcccccccccccccccccaaaaaaaatactactattTTGGATACTAAAGTATTCTCATAATActttattactattaattattttattattatttactattatttaatattttattattatttttttactattattattatagtgATATTACAACATActgcaataatattttatcattactttgagagagagagagagagagagagagagagaagtgaagACATTGAAGAGATGTAATTGAATTAAAGTATTATTGCAGTGTGTTGCAATCTTGTACACAGATGAAGCATATACACAGAAAATCAAAGCTATCGAAGTGACAAACTGTTTAACAATctctatcatatatatatatatatataatatagtattgtTTGATGGAACCGATAGACCACATGCCATTTTCCATGACTAATGCCTCTAGCACATTACTACTATATATAGTTTACTGTCATACGAAAGACATTACTACTATAGACGTACTCGGTCACATCATgagttattataaaaaataattatgttttgATTTTTATAGCCGATGAAGTCTCACATTGAACAGGCGGTATATATTTAGCAGAAGAAAGTACATGACATGATACAAAGAagtaacaataaataaataaataaataactctaAACCTGAAAGAACAAAAATTGAGTCTCAGGTTTTACTTGTAATAGCAGAACGCTTCTCCTTGCGTGCTTGAGGACTTGAGTTGTTTCGGGATAGATTTCAGTTTTCAGGCATGCGTATAAATAGCCCCGGGGTTGAGTTCATGTGGTGGGTCCGTGCATGGTTAAATCACTTCGCTCCGgaagttttctttcttctctgtttCCTTCGAAAATGCTAACTTGTATCCTGGCTTTACTCTTCGTTTTcacctctattttattttatttttttaataattaagaaaataattattaataaatttgtaaatttatttttaatataattaaaaacatgaaaaaagaaTTTATCCTAAGAGCGATCGAGCCCGCCCAGCCGTACATAATAGCAggatctattatatatatatatatatatattttctgtaaTCACGAGAATCACGAGGGTACGTCGTTTTTCACATGACCCGCGTGACGTGAGGCCCCAATTATACTGTAGGCAACTTCGCAGACAGAGGTCAGTGTCTTACGATCGGCTATCAGGTAAAAATCAGATGCTTGGCCTGGTTAGGATCGTAAATATCAAATgtgttttgctacatacagttgtcGCATACAGTggcatgcagtcggctgtacggaatgaataaaaaaattataaaaaattttttttatattcaaggggacctatatgaattataaaaagttataaaaataatttttttttcatgtaggtcccgtattaaattttttttacagccgactgcacgccgactgcatctcccGATTGtataaagtatttctcatatcAAATATCTcatctattttaattattataattttttaaataaaatataataaataatttaatttttaaaattttaaaaaaattaaaaatatagaaaaatttatattataataaattttatttaatttttaataaaatatctcatttcatctcattctttttaaaccatataatcaaactcatttttattttctttttatgaaattgAAGTTGTTTTCATATTCACGTGTATACAGTacatatataatagaaatactaactatatttaatagaaaattaaaaaataataataataatgatccatatttcaattattaataattaaaaataatgaaatttgaaatttaaattttaaaaaaattgataaaatgaattttaaaattataaatacatgtACCATTTTACACacaaatatatctatatatatataactggcCAGGAGTGCATTTCATGCCATTATTGTTAATATCTTTGTATTGACAATGTTAATATCTTAATTTGTAGGTTGGTATCCCATTCAACtgtgaaaaaataatgaaaacgagaaaaaaaaaaattataaataaaaatttattaatatcaataagCGTAACTAAGTACATTGGCTTTGTACAAAAATGAGAAACCATGTGTTTCTATTATTGTGGGACCGGCCATGGTGACAAAGATTCATGTTGAAAGAAGAATTAATGTTGAagg
This Carya illinoinensis cultivar Pawnee chromosome 11, C.illinoinensisPawnee_v1, whole genome shotgun sequence DNA region includes the following protein-coding sequences:
- the LOC122281853 gene encoding ankyrin repeat-containing protein BDA1-like encodes the protein MDPSHPTINLSDAAQHGNIPALYSAIKTDPEVLDNIDKIPFIETPLHTAALRGQTEFAMEIMMLKPSFARKLDQDGFTPMHLALKFRKNLLVRRLLDVDKDLVRVRGRGGVSPLHYVTEIGELDLLVEFLKACPKSIEDVTNRRETALHIALKNDRFDAFELLVGWLRRDWFMDADRMEKKLLNWSDENGDTPLHLAVSTNDDQVVRCFVNCTSVDKDRKNSEDQTALEILEQMHEGGKREIIKNMIHRAKIFQSLFQLLTLIFPSPPLSEVADLRTFLISHFSIFENYYIFMFRQIMELGNDTRTMLLVVVTLVVTVTYQAALSPPGGVWQDNFNAETGTGASESVVSQPSHHAGRVIMSTSKSCLFFTLNTLTFFMCNMTIIFLLIPVGFTRILVIVPIWALTSCYCASTYTIFPTVSSFNYLLLLLQLIPCTLLFSRMKIGKRG